One Coccinella septempunctata chromosome X, icCocSept1.1, whole genome shotgun sequence genomic window carries:
- the LOC123322398 gene encoding uncharacterized protein LOC123322398: protein MELEHTRVVFGVTTSPFLANRTLKELVKDEGAKYPLAARALNEQTFVDDILTGAKSKSEVLELKNQLIDLMKAGGFNLGKWASSNNDVVGDLTESLELPIGNSKSITKVLGMFWDKAEDTFQYEVNDVNEPATKRGILSRVARTYDINGYLSPFTFLLKSMIQKLWLLKIDWDDPLPDDLHEMWVLIKSQLLLLEEIKFPRYMCGAEISPCMLIGFSGASIMGMAAVIYLRVKSEGNYMVHLVASKTRVAPLKTLTFPKLELGAACLSSRLMNATIEALKSFINLADIFCFADSSSVLGWLKTPPYKLKTFISNRVVQIHENVPDVRWSYVPGKFNPADPANALLAVEALIDNEELVAVKALVAVQPLKALEALIAVEA, encoded by the exons ATACGAGGGTGGTTTTTGGTGTCACAACATCACCGTTTCTTGCAAATCGTACTTTGAAAGAACTCGTGAAGGACGAGGGCGCGAAGTATCCTTTGGCAGCTAGAGCTTTGAATGAGCAAACTTTTGTAGACGATATTTTGACCGGTGCTAAATCGAAATCTGAAGTTCTTGAACTCAAAAACCAGCTAATTGATTTGATGAAGGCTGGTGGATTCAATTTAGGAAAGTGGGCATCTTCTAATAATGATGTTGTGGGGGATTTAACGGAATCGCTGGAATTACCGATTGGAAATAGTAAGTCAATAACGAAGGTTCTCGGAATGTTTTGGGACAAAGCGGAAGATACGTTTCAATATGAAGTCAATGATGTAAACGAACCAGCAACGAAACGAGGAATATTATCTAGGGTGGCTCGAACCTATGATATAAATGGTTATTTAAGCCCATTTACTTTCTTATTGAAATCGATGATACAGAAGTTGTGGTTGTTGAAGATTGACTGGGATGATCCACTTCCGGATGATCTACATGAGATGTGGGTTTTAATAAAGTCTCAGTTATTATTGCTCGAGGAAATAAAGTTTCCTAGGTATATGTGTGGTGCTGAAATATCTCCTTGTATGTTAATAGGCTTTTCGGGTGCCAGTATTATGGGAATGGCTGCAGTTATTTATTTGAGGGTCAAATCAGAGGGGAATTATATGGTACATTTAGTGGCCTCCAAAACACGTGTAGCACCTTTGAAAACTTTAACATTTCCCAAGTTAGAACTAGGAGCTGCTTGTCTTTCGTCGAGGTTAATGAACGCTACTATTGAGGCTCTTAAATCGTTCATAAATTTAGCCGACATATTTTGTTTTGCGGATTCTAGTTCAGTTTTGGGTTGGCTCAAAACTCCGCCTTAtaaattgaaaacctttatttccaATAGAGTTGTGCAAATACACGAAAACGTTCCCGACGTTCGCTGGTCTTACGTGCCGGGAAAATTCAACCCTGCGGATCCTGCTA ACGCACTGTTAGCCGTAGAGGCACTGATAGACAACGAGGAACTGGTAGCCGTAAAAGCACTGGTAGCTGTACAGCCACTGAAAGCCCTGGAGGCACTGATAGCCGTAGAGGCATGA